A section of the Leptospira terpstrae serovar Hualin str. LT 11-33 = ATCC 700639 genome encodes:
- a CDS encoding penicillin-binding protein 1A, translated as MKQEPVGLFEKYFIIWFRIVTERIWTGDKKLRNTTIAIFAFGALNVFLLTGSVKDFFRLKEAAVYDIPSTLYGLNDKGEYEPIAEYYKFSRIPVRLEQLKPEETALSPDNRHKVIQCFLSTEDNSFYSHNGIDLKGIARAFVVNLMAGRVKEGASTITQQVARLKFLSIERSIARKAREAWLAFLLELAYPKDKILEVYLNEIPLGHGTIGVGAASRFYFRKEVQDVSWGEAAILASLTTRPTQFSPIVNPVSSMNKVRVVFRKLVENGRMSVSDAEKEYAALEEYYTNLNRSPNDSAFSDRLNRFPYITEYIRKNLIRSIGSGRLYNGGLKIYSTIQIRHQEEAEKALLPALQRQTLESNQRAFRNIDAFDDLYGSGYSLIADLYDLPDFKFHISRTERTFSSAYQEDIRDEFFALNLLTGDDFLGDVIDKNYTSQTTKDHLLPVEGSLIAIRPETGYITAMVGGSGFRSDNQQIRPFQAFRQPGSAFKPILYAAAMDHSGKNPDPEKNVTPATLFADSPLQYLMEDGDEWAPENYSSEYSGFILLRKALEQSKNSVAVRVLEQVGLSNLMESLRGLLQLPGRDIPYNFSVSLGSFELTPYELTRAYAALASGGKTVNPISVLYVEDNAGNVIKDFRKEFDEDDRKQIISKEAAFLITSMMKDVVEEGTGRGVLSYGLNRKAYGKTGTTNNFRDAWFVGYTPELVTSVWFGYDVGTISLGRGMTGGKLAAPVWGRFMARALDREPHIEFPWLPEVKVTKKTVCRMSGKLPSNQCHDLFEEYFIPQTAPKEICNDHGSSWNVVESKQNLPSTQVLHTEKKKQEKVEKLTPSSKAPKRKKSVFSGDEEIDY; from the coding sequence ATGAAACAAGAACCCGTTGGGCTCTTTGAAAAGTATTTTATCATTTGGTTTCGAATTGTTACAGAAAGGATTTGGACCGGAGACAAAAAATTAAGAAACACCACCATTGCCATCTTTGCCTTTGGTGCCTTGAATGTTTTTTTGCTTACCGGTTCTGTAAAAGATTTCTTTCGATTAAAAGAAGCTGCCGTTTACGACATCCCTTCCACTTTGTATGGACTGAATGACAAAGGGGAATATGAACCCATTGCAGAATATTATAAATTTTCAAGGATCCCCGTTCGTTTAGAACAACTAAAACCAGAAGAAACAGCCCTGTCACCAGACAACAGACATAAGGTGATCCAGTGTTTTTTATCCACAGAAGATAATTCCTTTTATTCCCATAATGGAATTGATTTAAAGGGAATTGCTCGTGCTTTTGTCGTAAACCTAATGGCGGGTCGAGTGAAAGAAGGTGCATCTACCATCACCCAACAAGTAGCAAGGCTCAAATTTTTATCCATCGAAAGATCTATCGCAAGAAAAGCTCGGGAAGCATGGCTTGCCTTTTTACTAGAACTTGCTTATCCCAAAGACAAAATTTTGGAAGTGTATTTGAATGAAATCCCTCTCGGACATGGAACGATCGGTGTTGGAGCTGCTTCTAGGTTTTATTTTCGAAAAGAAGTCCAAGATGTGAGTTGGGGGGAAGCTGCTATCCTTGCCAGTCTCACCACAAGGCCCACCCAATTTAGTCCCATAGTCAATCCTGTTTCCAGCATGAACAAGGTACGGGTCGTCTTTCGTAAGTTAGTTGAGAATGGGCGAATGTCTGTTTCCGATGCAGAAAAAGAATATGCAGCCTTAGAAGAATACTATACCAACCTCAACCGTTCCCCAAACGATTCTGCTTTTTCTGATAGGCTAAACCGATTTCCTTATATCACAGAATACATCAGAAAGAATTTAATTCGTTCCATTGGTTCTGGTCGATTGTACAATGGTGGTCTTAAAATTTATTCAACCATTCAAATCCGCCACCAAGAAGAAGCGGAAAAAGCCCTCCTTCCAGCCTTACAAAGACAAACTTTAGAATCCAACCAAAGAGCCTTCCGAAACATTGATGCCTTTGATGATTTGTATGGCAGTGGGTATTCTCTCATTGCCGATTTATATGATCTTCCCGATTTTAAATTCCATATTTCAAGGACGGAACGTACGTTTTCTTCTGCCTACCAAGAGGACATTCGTGATGAGTTCTTCGCCTTGAACTTGTTAACTGGTGATGATTTTCTAGGTGATGTAATTGATAAAAATTACACTTCGCAAACAACAAAGGACCACCTCCTTCCCGTAGAAGGTTCTCTCATTGCCATTAGGCCAGAAACAGGATACATCACAGCCATGGTGGGAGGTTCAGGCTTTCGTTCCGACAACCAACAAATTCGTCCTTTCCAAGCGTTCCGTCAACCTGGCTCTGCTTTCAAACCCATCCTGTATGCGGCTGCTATGGACCATTCTGGCAAAAACCCTGACCCGGAAAAAAATGTAACACCAGCCACACTCTTTGCTGACTCTCCTCTCCAATACTTAATGGAAGACGGAGACGAATGGGCACCGGAAAACTATAGCAGTGAATATTCAGGTTTTATTTTGTTACGAAAGGCCTTGGAACAATCCAAAAACTCTGTGGCGGTCCGCGTTTTAGAACAAGTAGGACTTTCCAACCTAATGGAAAGTTTACGAGGACTATTACAACTTCCCGGACGAGACATTCCTTATAACTTCAGTGTCTCACTTGGTTCCTTTGAACTCACACCATATGAATTGACAAGAGCCTATGCAGCCCTTGCTTCAGGTGGTAAAACAGTAAATCCAATCTCAGTTTTGTATGTAGAAGACAATGCGGGAAATGTGATCAAAGACTTCCGTAAAGAATTCGATGAGGATGACCGCAAACAAATCATTTCGAAAGAAGCAGCATTTCTCATCACTTCTATGATGAAAGATGTGGTAGAAGAAGGAACAGGCCGGGGAGTTTTGTCTTACGGCTTAAACCGCAAAGCCTATGGAAAAACGGGAACCACTAACAACTTCCGAGATGCTTGGTTTGTCGGTTACACCCCAGAACTTGTGACTTCGGTATGGTTTGGATATGATGTGGGAACCATTTCTCTCGGACGCGGGATGACAGGGGGGAAATTAGCGGCTCCCGTTTGGGGGAGGTTTATGGCAAGAGCCCTCGACCGCGAACCTCATATCGAATTTCCTTGGCTACCTGAGGTAAAAGTCACCAAAAAGACGGTTTGTCGTATGTCTGGCAAACTTCCCAGTAACCAGTGCCACGACCTATTTGAAGAGTATTTTATCCCACAGACAGCGCCGAAAGAGATTTGTAATGACCATGGCTCTTCCTGGAACGTAGTTGAGTCAAAACAGAACCTTCCTTCAACGCAAGTCCTTCATACAGAAAAGAAAAAACAGGAAAAAGTAGAAAAACTCACCCCATCCTCCAAAGCTCCGAAACGAAAAAAGTCGGTCTTTAGCGGAGATGAGGAAATCGACTACTAA
- a CDS encoding Mpo1 family 2-hydroxy fatty acid dioxygenase, whose amino-acid sequence MRFAKEMAFYSAYHQEKRNVLVHVLGVPTITFTLFVVLSRFSLFEYNGFHVSASLVFTLAVLGYYYTLDVLFAFVATLVFGGLYLTSEWITTQLPATTAWTIFGLGQVIGWGAQFYGHFIFEKSRPALFDNLFQALVSAPLFVVADVFFELGYRLELKDAVDNELKARGVWKDFSHKTA is encoded by the coding sequence TTGAGATTTGCAAAAGAAATGGCGTTTTATTCCGCTTACCATCAGGAAAAACGTAACGTACTAGTTCATGTGCTTGGTGTGCCAACAATCACCTTCACTTTGTTTGTTGTCCTTAGCCGTTTTAGTCTTTTTGAATACAATGGCTTCCATGTGTCTGCCTCCCTAGTATTCACTCTAGCGGTTCTTGGTTACTATTATACTTTGGATGTATTGTTTGCGTTTGTGGCGACTCTTGTTTTTGGAGGACTGTATTTGACTTCCGAATGGATTACTACCCAACTACCGGCAACCACTGCTTGGACCATCTTTGGCCTTGGCCAAGTGATCGGATGGGGAGCTCAGTTCTATGGACATTTCATTTTTGAAAAAAGTAGGCCAGCCCTTTTTGACAATCTATTCCAAGCTTTAGTATCAGCGCCCTTATTTGTGGTGGCAGATGTTTTCTTTGAGTTGGGATACCGATTGGAATTAAAAGATGCAGTGGATAATGAACTGAAAGCTAGGGGAGTATGGAAAGACTTCTCCCATAAAACTGCTTAA
- a CDS encoding diaminopimelate decarboxylase — MTSIEKLKFLKEDQVRTLAKEFGTPVFVYSEKEIEQKCDEALAFPNAYGLQVRYAMKANPNSNILQIMKKKGILIDASSEHEVVRALHFGFKPESIMLTSQEFPKAFEELIGKGVKFNACSLRQLEAFGKTFPGKSVSIRFNPGLGSGHTKKTDVGGVTSSFGIWHEKLPEVKAIVEKYKIVVEKVHTHIGSGSDPEVWKAVAKYTLEYAEAFPTVTVVSLGGGYKVGRMEDEKSTDLQKIGAPVKLQFEEFASKHGRKLILEIEPGTYLVALCGALLTTVDDLIDTGAKGFRFLKLDAGMDSNTRPSLYGARHPLVTVKKEGGVPKSNTEYVVVGHCCESGDVFTQKEGGEPITRLMGEAEVGDYVVMEAVGAYCAGMSTKNYNSFPETAEVLLRKNGEGKLIRKKEPVLEIFRNEILVVE; from the coding sequence ATGACATCAATCGAAAAACTAAAGTTTTTGAAAGAAGACCAAGTGCGAACTTTGGCAAAAGAATTTGGAACCCCAGTCTTTGTCTATTCAGAGAAAGAAATTGAACAAAAATGTGACGAAGCCTTAGCATTCCCCAATGCCTATGGGTTACAAGTCCGTTACGCCATGAAGGCAAATCCTAATTCTAATATCCTACAGATCATGAAAAAGAAAGGCATCCTCATCGATGCATCTTCGGAACATGAAGTGGTGCGTGCCCTTCATTTCGGATTCAAACCGGAATCTATCATGCTCACTTCCCAAGAATTCCCAAAAGCTTTCGAAGAGCTCATTGGCAAAGGGGTGAAGTTCAATGCATGTTCTCTTCGCCAACTAGAAGCCTTTGGAAAAACATTTCCAGGAAAGTCCGTTTCGATTCGTTTCAATCCGGGATTAGGCTCTGGACATACCAAAAAAACGGATGTGGGAGGAGTTACTTCTTCTTTCGGGATTTGGCATGAAAAATTGCCAGAAGTGAAAGCCATCGTGGAAAAATACAAAATCGTAGTCGAAAAAGTCCACACACATATTGGATCGGGCAGTGACCCCGAAGTTTGGAAGGCAGTAGCTAAGTATACATTGGAATATGCAGAGGCTTTCCCTACAGTCACTGTGGTCAGTCTCGGTGGTGGTTATAAGGTGGGTCGTATGGAAGATGAAAAATCAACCGACTTACAAAAGATTGGTGCTCCTGTAAAACTTCAATTTGAGGAATTTGCTTCAAAACACGGTAGAAAACTCATTTTAGAAATTGAACCTGGAACCTATCTTGTGGCACTTTGCGGAGCGCTGCTCACCACTGTGGATGATTTGATTGACACCGGTGCAAAAGGATTTCGATTTTTAAAATTAGATGCGGGAATGGATTCTAACACCAGACCTTCGTTATACGGAGCAAGACACCCTCTAGTTACAGTAAAAAAAGAGGGGGGAGTTCCCAAATCGAACACAGAATACGTGGTTGTGGGTCACTGTTGTGAATCAGGAGATGTGTTCACTCAAAAAGAAGGAGGAGAACCCATCACTCGTCTTATGGGAGAAGCAGAAGTTGGTGACTATGTAGTGATGGAAGCGGTAGGTGCTTATTGTGCTGGAATGTCCACTAAGAACTACAATAGTTTTCCAGAAACTGCCGAAGTTTTACTTCGCAAAAACGGCGAAGGAAAACTCATCCGTAAAAAAGAACCGGTTCTTGAGATCTTTCGTAATGAAATCCTCGTGGTAGAATGA
- a CDS encoding helix-turn-helix transcriptional regulator, giving the protein MDSKRKGSLFYFGERILLGTDGIVTEPHSHYAVSILVSLRGSFHLYTNHNVVIETEGIIIPPNFYHRLDGSNSEMVIIQLDPKSEEYKRIEMDQSPKTIDADTRSKIIKIADPLFGDTLTCDSARSVYNQILSLLGSKTNPKKYDERIEMAIQRIKEKIPNPVTLLELSDISGISTDRFMHLFKENMGIPLRQYLLWQRLHIAAKLLQGGENLTTASHAAGFSDQAHLSRTFKKMFGVKPSLFLGGQSLRKVCFCED; this is encoded by the coding sequence ATGGATTCTAAAAGAAAAGGAAGTCTTTTTTATTTTGGAGAAAGAATTCTCCTAGGAACAGATGGCATTGTCACAGAACCTCACTCTCATTACGCCGTTTCTATCTTAGTATCTCTCCGCGGATCTTTTCATTTGTACACAAATCACAATGTCGTAATTGAAACGGAAGGGATTATCATACCGCCCAACTTTTACCACAGATTGGATGGATCAAATTCAGAAATGGTCATCATCCAACTGGATCCAAAATCAGAGGAATACAAACGGATCGAAATGGACCAATCTCCAAAAACAATCGATGCGGATACTAGGTCTAAAATTATAAAAATCGCCGATCCATTGTTTGGTGATACACTCACCTGTGATTCTGCCAGGTCTGTTTACAACCAAATTCTCTCTCTTCTTGGCTCCAAAACGAATCCAAAAAAATATGATGAACGAATTGAAATGGCAATTCAGCGAATTAAAGAAAAAATCCCAAACCCTGTCACCCTTCTAGAACTTTCTGATATTTCGGGAATTTCTACAGATCGTTTTATGCATTTGTTTAAGGAAAATATGGGTATCCCTCTAAGGCAATATCTATTATGGCAACGACTTCACATTGCCGCAAAACTTTTGCAAGGTGGGGAAAATTTAACAACAGCATCCCATGCTGCCGGTTTTAGTGACCAGGCTCATTTGTCTCGGACTTTCAAAAAAATGTTTGGTGTGAAACCTTCTCTATTTTTGGGAGGCCAGTCACTCCGTAAGGTATGTTTTTGCGAGGATTAA
- a CDS encoding zinc dependent phospholipase C family protein, whose translation MAGKITHIEALSQVKKHLEHGNATQRRIAALLSRPDVASYANLGAVAPDIFYFYHVLQPKRTKKAAFFGDLAHHDRVAELILSFLDQVYDTEMGLYRDRFLAFTLGYICHCVVDIQTHPYIFYISGDYYNNDKKISYQAQVNHMKVEFGLDTLLINHRWGMSAKEYDFPQYIDIRHRTVGIKNKMDPVLWNFWLQSLKETYPEEFASSYLGSEKKIIPGDILNESYLGFYRFTSTLDSRSAFMRGLVSVVDTLTFHKYNASVLMLPAMEAINPKIMNDEKREWFYPADPKRKFNDSFIELLNQASQASKEILTRAYEYSFSPESRSKILESLGGYNLDTGLRYHGIDHMKEFSPLV comes from the coding sequence ATGGCAGGAAAGATTACACATATTGAAGCTCTCTCCCAAGTGAAAAAACATTTGGAACATGGCAATGCGACCCAACGTCGGATTGCCGCATTACTTTCCCGTCCAGACGTGGCTTCTTACGCCAACCTTGGTGCCGTGGCTCCCGATATCTTTTACTTCTATCATGTGTTGCAACCCAAACGAACCAAGAAGGCAGCTTTCTTTGGAGACCTTGCCCATCACGACCGTGTGGCGGAACTCATCCTTAGTTTTCTCGACCAAGTGTATGATACTGAAATGGGACTGTATCGTGACCGTTTCCTTGCTTTCACTTTAGGATATATCTGCCACTGTGTGGTAGACATCCAAACCCATCCGTATATCTTTTATATTTCTGGGGATTACTATAACAACGATAAGAAGATCTCTTACCAAGCACAAGTAAACCATATGAAGGTAGAGTTTGGACTAGATACTCTTCTTATCAACCACCGCTGGGGAATGAGTGCCAAAGAATATGATTTCCCACAGTACATTGACATTCGTCATAGAACTGTGGGGATCAAAAACAAAATGGATCCAGTGTTATGGAACTTTTGGTTGCAATCTCTAAAAGAGACCTATCCAGAAGAGTTTGCTTCTTCCTATTTAGGATCCGAAAAAAAAATCATCCCAGGGGATATCTTAAATGAATCTTACCTTGGGTTTTACCGCTTCACATCCACTTTGGATTCAAGAAGTGCCTTTATGCGGGGTCTTGTCAGTGTAGTGGATACACTGACCTTTCATAAATACAATGCCAGTGTGCTGATGCTTCCAGCCATGGAAGCCATCAATCCCAAAATTATGAATGACGAAAAGAGAGAATGGTTTTATCCCGCAGACCCCAAAAGAAAGTTCAACGACTCATTTATTGAACTTTTGAACCAAGCAAGCCAAGCGAGTAAAGAAATTTTAACGAGAGCTTACGAATATAGTTTTTCTCCGGAAAGCAGATCGAAAATTCTGGAATCTCTCGGTGGTTATAATTTAGATACTGGTCTCCGTTACCACGGAATTGACCATATGAAGGAATTTTCTCCACTCGTTTGA
- a CDS encoding alpha/beta hydrolase gives MTKNPTQKHSIFLIFLFFVTNLFFSCSPKIGEQINKRIVDPFDETKILNVHFVTTRREMTVKDNCDVSSFGFITDINPHYGICLVNIPAKHIIGDVSLDNAQDKNQFFQFKGRINTDDKEFLTKIKSSASEEVLVFVHGFNVNFDEAVLRAGQIKYDLKFPGEVVVYSWPAGADAGLLSQVMVKSTYDLNFTEAKVNREPFTKFLSDITNLGKKIHLVVHSMGHQVVLPSVAMLAKQGKKKFLSELILNAPDFDKNEFEMILSDLTNSSERITLYCSPGDNALVASQKVNGGARAGMCFKYSGVDVINVNEVDDPVFGVGGLGHGYYSSRPILTDIYQVLLGVSVEKRLFIRKSGPKNGENFVLRK, from the coding sequence ATGACAAAAAATCCCACCCAAAAACATTCAATTTTTCTAATATTCTTGTTTTTTGTTACAAATTTATTTTTCTCTTGTAGCCCAAAAATTGGAGAACAAATCAACAAAAGGATCGTAGATCCATTCGACGAAACTAAAATCCTAAACGTACATTTTGTGACTACACGCAGAGAAATGACTGTAAAAGACAATTGTGATGTTTCCAGTTTTGGATTCATAACAGACATCAATCCTCATTACGGAATTTGTTTGGTCAATATTCCCGCAAAACATATCATTGGTGATGTTTCTCTCGACAATGCCCAAGACAAAAACCAATTCTTTCAATTCAAAGGTCGTATCAACACGGACGATAAAGAATTTTTAACTAAAATCAAATCTTCTGCTTCTGAGGAAGTTTTAGTTTTTGTCCACGGTTTCAATGTCAATTTTGATGAGGCGGTCCTTCGTGCAGGACAAATCAAATATGATTTGAAATTTCCTGGCGAAGTTGTGGTGTATTCTTGGCCCGCAGGAGCTGATGCCGGCCTATTATCACAAGTGATGGTAAAATCCACTTACGATCTAAACTTCACAGAAGCAAAAGTCAATCGCGAACCATTTACTAAATTTCTCTCAGACATCACAAACCTTGGTAAAAAAATACATTTGGTAGTACACAGTATGGGCCACCAAGTGGTGTTACCCTCTGTGGCAATGCTTGCCAAACAAGGGAAAAAGAAATTCCTTTCGGAACTCATTTTAAATGCTCCTGACTTTGATAAAAATGAATTTGAAATGATTTTAAGTGACCTCACCAATTCTTCTGAGAGAATTACTCTCTATTGTTCGCCTGGAGACAATGCACTGGTTGCTTCCCAAAAAGTCAATGGAGGAGCCCGGGCCGGTATGTGTTTTAAATATTCCGGTGTCGACGTAATCAATGTCAACGAAGTGGACGATCCTGTATTTGGTGTGGGTGGGCTTGGTCATGGATATTATTCTTCAAGGCCCATTCTCACAGACATCTACCAAGTGTTACTTGGTGTGTCTGTTGAAAAAAGACTTTTTATTAGGAAATCAGGTCCCAAAAATGGAGAAAACTTTGTCCTTAGGAAATAA
- a CDS encoding bactofilin family protein, producing the protein MAIGKDSINSVIGPGSIFEGKFYIAGSLRIDGKFEGDIKTEDALVIGETGKVKTNISAREVIVSGTLIGNIKAENEVKLEGTGRMLGDITAPYLELQKGVVAKGNITITGGQKKDVRKIVEESFGGIKSLDTKD; encoded by the coding sequence ATGGCAATAGGTAAGGATTCCATCAATAGCGTTATCGGACCAGGGTCGATATTTGAAGGTAAGTTTTATATCGCAGGTTCACTCAGAATCGATGGAAAATTCGAAGGTGATATCAAAACTGAGGATGCACTCGTTATCGGTGAAACCGGTAAAGTAAAAACAAACATCAGCGCAAGAGAAGTCATTGTATCAGGTACCCTCATCGGAAACATCAAAGCCGAAAACGAAGTAAAACTCGAAGGTACAGGTCGTATGTTAGGTGATATTACTGCTCCTTACTTAGAGCTGCAAAAAGGTGTTGTTGCTAAAGGAAATATCACAATCACAGGCGGTCAGAAAAAAGACGTACGTAAGATTGTGGAAGAATCCTTTGGTGGTATTAAATCTTTAGATACCAAGGATTAA
- a CDS encoding transglutaminase-like domain-containing protein, translated as MKKIVWVILFPFLFSSLLAEKYAKELISWKEVRSQYNWQIPPTFLESETVDLFESILYSEGRILIQTKDSTKQSSILVWNLASKEATRLPWEGGKVTGWTECRGNLLFQTANTLWEMNPQSFAVQRKLVWPDKGKSWKDIVCLENQIYRLDKNQLEVYNWNTGELVSQIPLPFPSVQRITKRNESEIFLISSFWGNTVQVFSPKKQMGMGEFKFPVTHRALFKLAAIGEDQYIIFDPLTKTYGEWKGYGNSIFPLTTPLEVADGNKVFRFSPIQNQIEYQFQWTALVDLPETKIHFVLPKEDTASQVLREETFSSDSKLEVDESGNRLLVLNIPSRKAGDIGEITVYRALLTRYKIQWNLDPDLSIPQNQNSKLFANYLQDDWFLKINSPTVTEKRNSLFQESSNLKDVLLKTQEYVASIPYKSGSFEPAPQVIEKNNGGCTEHSYVTMALLRGKGIPSRLVWNYLPTETANEITFNHKFVEVWVEGLGWIPMEPLAPPKSKPGVTYARHVVFATLSNPTHPQIAGGDRLVQLAKESLSLGKKIKFKLVVSKSEVGKEVKGPEEKEEGIVPLKTNRALLKGEDLLVP; from the coding sequence ATGAAAAAAATAGTTTGGGTTATACTTTTCCCATTTTTGTTTTCTTCTCTATTGGCAGAAAAATATGCAAAAGAACTCATCTCTTGGAAAGAAGTGCGCTCCCAATACAATTGGCAAATTCCTCCGACATTTCTCGAATCAGAAACCGTGGACCTCTTTGAATCGATTTTGTATTCGGAAGGCCGAATTCTTATCCAAACGAAAGATTCTACAAAACAATCTTCAATCCTTGTTTGGAATTTAGCTTCAAAAGAAGCGACACGCCTTCCTTGGGAAGGTGGAAAGGTCACAGGTTGGACCGAGTGTCGTGGGAATCTTCTGTTCCAAACAGCAAATACTCTTTGGGAAATGAATCCTCAGTCCTTTGCTGTGCAGAGAAAATTAGTTTGGCCGGACAAAGGAAAGTCTTGGAAAGACATCGTTTGTTTGGAAAATCAAATTTACCGGTTGGATAAAAACCAATTGGAGGTTTACAATTGGAATACCGGGGAACTGGTTTCCCAAATTCCACTTCCTTTTCCTTCGGTACAACGTATCACCAAACGAAATGAATCCGAAATTTTTCTGATCTCTTCTTTTTGGGGAAATACCGTCCAAGTATTTTCACCAAAAAAACAAATGGGTATGGGTGAGTTCAAGTTTCCTGTTACCCATAGAGCCTTATTTAAATTAGCTGCCATTGGAGAAGATCAATATATCATTTTTGATCCATTAACAAAAACTTATGGGGAATGGAAGGGATATGGAAATTCTATTTTTCCGCTGACAACACCTCTCGAAGTTGCCGATGGCAATAAGGTGTTTCGTTTTTCTCCGATTCAAAATCAAATCGAATACCAGTTCCAGTGGACAGCCCTTGTAGACCTTCCGGAAACCAAAATTCATTTTGTTTTGCCAAAAGAGGATACGGCATCCCAAGTGCTTAGAGAAGAAACATTTTCTTCGGATTCTAAACTCGAAGTGGATGAATCGGGAAACCGTTTGTTAGTTCTTAACATTCCCAGTAGGAAAGCGGGGGATATTGGAGAAATTACCGTCTATCGGGCGTTACTCACACGGTATAAAATCCAATGGAACTTGGATCCAGATTTAAGTATACCTCAGAATCAAAATTCCAAGTTGTTTGCAAATTACCTGCAAGATGATTGGTTTTTGAAAATAAATTCACCCACGGTTACGGAAAAAAGAAATTCTCTATTTCAAGAGAGTTCTAACCTAAAAGATGTACTATTGAAAACGCAGGAGTATGTAGCCTCCATTCCCTATAAGTCGGGGAGTTTTGAACCTGCTCCCCAAGTAATCGAAAAAAACAATGGGGGTTGCACGGAACATTCTTACGTCACCATGGCATTGTTACGTGGTAAAGGAATTCCTTCCCGATTGGTTTGGAACTATTTACCTACGGAAACTGCAAATGAAATCACTTTCAACCATAAGTTTGTAGAAGTTTGGGTGGAAGGACTTGGTTGGATCCCGATGGAACCTCTGGCCCCACCAAAATCCAAACCTGGTGTGACTTATGCAAGACATGTGGTGTTTGCTACCCTTTCGAATCCTACTCATCCGCAAATTGCAGGTGGTGATAGACTTGTCCAATTGGCGAAAGAAAGTTTAAGTTTAGGAAAGAAAATCAAATTCAAATTGGTTGTGTCAAAATCGGAAGTAGGAAAGGAAGTTAAGGGACCTGAGGAGAAAGAAGAGGGAATCGTCCCTCTTAAAACAAACCGTGCCCTATTAAAAGGAGAAGATTTACTAGTTCCTTAG
- a CDS encoding M23 family metallopeptidase — protein sequence MLLRSPEKSTIGKHVLRWGNVNVIQVSPGKYFYNLQSQSSVLHGTIDLNRKRYRILPLLTSSFILAFLLSIIVDKQTYEESLMEKEFLSMSTEVEENDVKDKEAKLADAKYLQETEDKKMAILRSADLDALAENKNKKLKVTQYKVKKNETLSDIARRFKVSAESIAGSSGINPEVSILPGQFLNIPNKQGLVYKLKKGDTLAKVADYYKVKIDDIYSENQLEDYDLFKSGQKVFLPGAIIPDTGPVWRIPVSSKVITSGWGTRSYPQYKFHMALDLRANYESVYAARKGKVTYSGWMGGYGNAIILTHDDSYQTLYAHNSKLFVKEGDYVSAGKVISRSGCTGYCFGPHLHFEVIKDGKNVNPTKIIKGFSYK from the coding sequence ATGCTACTTCGATCACCAGAAAAGTCTACGATCGGTAAGCATGTGTTACGTTGGGGAAACGTAAATGTTATCCAAGTTTCCCCAGGTAAGTATTTCTATAATCTCCAGTCGCAATCCAGTGTCCTACATGGGACGATCGATCTCAACCGAAAACGTTATCGTATCCTTCCCCTTCTCACTTCTTCTTTTATCTTAGCATTTTTACTCTCCATCATCGTAGACAAACAAACTTACGAAGAAAGTTTAATGGAAAAAGAATTCCTGAGTATGTCCACTGAGGTAGAAGAAAATGATGTAAAGGATAAAGAAGCAAAACTGGCCGATGCCAAATACTTACAAGAAACAGAAGATAAAAAAATGGCCATCCTTCGTTCTGCTGATTTGGATGCTCTTGCAGAAAACAAAAATAAAAAACTAAAAGTCACTCAATACAAAGTCAAAAAAAATGAAACTTTATCGGACATCGCACGCAGATTCAAAGTTTCCGCAGAATCCATTGCTGGAAGTTCTGGAATTAATCCAGAAGTATCCATCCTTCCTGGCCAATTCCTAAATATCCCCAACAAACAAGGATTAGTATACAAATTAAAAAAAGGCGATACACTGGCAAAGGTTGCTGACTATTACAAAGTAAAAATCGACGATATTTATTCAGAAAACCAATTGGAAGATTACGATTTATTCAAATCGGGCCAAAAAGTTTTTTTACCAGGTGCCATCATTCCAGACACAGGACCTGTATGGAGAATTCCTGTGTCCTCGAAAGTGATTACCTCTGGATGGGGAACTCGCTCTTACCCTCAATACAAATTCCATATGGCTCTCGACTTACGAGCCAATTACGAATCGGTGTATGCGGCAAGAAAAGGAAAAGTCACGTATTCCGGTTGGATGGGTGGGTATGGCAACGCTATCATCCTCACCCATGACGATAGTTACCAAACCTTGTATGCACATAATTCAAAACTTTTTGTCAAAGAAGGGGATTATGTAAGTGCCGGTAAGGTCATCTCTCGTTCTGGTTGTACAGGCTATTGTTTTGGACCTCACCTCCATTTTGAAGTCATCAAAGACGGAAAAAACGTAAACCCTACAAAAATCATCAAAGGATTTTCTTACAAATGA